One segment of Paraburkholderia bonniea DNA contains the following:
- a CDS encoding NAD(P) transhydrogenase subunit alpha, with protein MELIDHTVINLIIFVLAIYVGFHVVWNVTPALHTPLMAVTNAISAIVIVGAMLAASLTVGGTGKVFGTLAVALAAVNVFGGFLVTRRMLAMFRKKPPSTRAPEQSTASTANPTVTENTP; from the coding sequence ATGGAACTGATAGATCACACCGTGATTAACCTGATTATTTTTGTGCTGGCGATTTATGTCGGCTTCCACGTGGTCTGGAATGTCACGCCTGCATTGCACACGCCATTGATGGCGGTTACCAACGCCATCTCGGCGATTGTGATCGTGGGCGCGATGCTCGCGGCGAGCCTGACCGTAGGCGGCACCGGCAAGGTTTTTGGCACGCTGGCGGTGGCATTGGCAGCGGTGAATGTGTTCGGCGGCTTTCTCGTCACGCGCCGGATGCTGGCGATGTTTCGCAAGAAACCCCCCAGCACCCGCGCCCCGGAGCAGAGCACGGCCAGTACTGCCAACCCCACGGTCACGGAGAACACGCCATGA
- a CDS encoding Re/Si-specific NAD(P)(+) transhydrogenase subunit alpha → MHIGVPAETRAHETRVAATPETVRKYVAQGHQVTLERGAGAAASYPDEAYAAAGAQLADAATALGADLLLKVQAPTATERALLKPGAVLVGLLDPFDTAQAAALAATGVSAFALEAAPRTTRAQSLDVLSSQANIAGYKAVLVAADLYGRFMPMLMTAAGTVKAARVLVLGAGVAGLQAIATAKRLGAVIEASDVRPAVKEQIESLGAKFLEVPYETDEERDAAQGTGGYARPMPPGWLQRQAALVHKRALEADIVITTALIPGRAAPTLISAETVQAMKPGSVIVDLAAGRGAIVDGRAGGNCPLTEADQIVTKHGVQLVGYTNLASRVAADASALYARNLFDFIKLIVTAQGEFKLDLADDIVAATLLTHAGELARKS, encoded by the coding sequence ATGCATATTGGAGTGCCAGCCGAGACGCGTGCCCACGAAACCCGGGTTGCCGCGACGCCCGAGACGGTGCGCAAATACGTGGCGCAAGGCCACCAGGTCACCCTTGAGCGCGGCGCGGGTGCCGCCGCGAGCTATCCCGACGAGGCCTATGCCGCCGCTGGCGCGCAGCTTGCCGATGCCGCTACAGCATTGGGCGCAGATCTGCTTCTCAAAGTCCAGGCTCCAACCGCAACCGAACGTGCGCTACTCAAGCCGGGTGCGGTGCTGGTGGGGCTGCTCGATCCTTTCGACACCGCTCAGGCGGCCGCGCTGGCAGCGACCGGGGTTAGCGCGTTCGCGCTCGAAGCCGCGCCACGCACGACGCGGGCGCAAAGCCTCGATGTGTTGTCGTCGCAGGCCAATATCGCGGGTTACAAGGCGGTGCTGGTCGCGGCTGATCTGTATGGCCGCTTCATGCCGATGCTGATGACCGCGGCGGGCACGGTCAAGGCCGCGCGGGTGCTGGTGCTGGGCGCGGGGGTCGCGGGCTTGCAGGCGATTGCGACGGCCAAGCGTCTGGGCGCGGTGATCGAAGCCTCCGATGTGCGGCCCGCCGTGAAAGAGCAGATTGAATCTCTCGGGGCGAAGTTCCTGGAGGTGCCCTATGAAACCGACGAAGAGCGCGACGCCGCGCAAGGCACTGGCGGTTACGCGCGGCCGATGCCGCCAGGCTGGCTGCAACGCCAGGCAGCGCTGGTGCACAAACGGGCGCTGGAGGCCGACATCGTGATTACGACTGCGCTGATTCCCGGGCGAGCAGCGCCGACGCTGATTTCGGCCGAGACCGTGCAAGCCATGAAACCAGGCTCGGTGATCGTTGATCTGGCAGCGGGGCGGGGCGCGATAGTCGACGGCCGCGCGGGTGGCAACTGCCCGCTGACCGAAGCCGACCAGATCGTGACGAAGCACGGCGTGCAACTGGTGGGCTATACCAATCTGGCCTCACGCGTGGCAGCGGACGCCTCCGCGCTCTATGCCCGCAACCTGTTCGACTTCATCAAGCTGATCGTGACCGCGCAAGGCGAATTCAAGCTGGATCTGGCCGATGACATCGTCGCGGCCACGCTGCTAACCCATGCTGGCGAGCTGGCTCGCAAGTCCTGA
- a CDS encoding NUDIX hydrolase: MKPDPWAPHVTVAAIIERDGRFLFVEEHTADGLRLNQPAGHLEPGETLLDAVVRETLEETAQPFTPQALVGVYMTHVERRGRDGATYLRFTYCGSCDAPLPGHTLDSGIVRTLWLSADELRACPQRHRNPLVLRCLDDYLAGRRFPLDLLHTHSVSPIGPGTTGN, encoded by the coding sequence ATGAAACCAGACCCTTGGGCTCCGCACGTCACGGTTGCGGCCATCATCGAACGCGACGGACGCTTTCTCTTCGTCGAAGAACACACCGCCGATGGGCTGCGCCTGAACCAGCCCGCCGGACATCTGGAGCCTGGCGAGACCCTGCTCGACGCCGTTGTCCGCGAAACCCTCGAAGAAACCGCCCAGCCGTTTACCCCGCAAGCCCTAGTGGGCGTGTATATGACGCATGTCGAACGACGCGGGCGCGATGGCGCGACCTATCTGCGCTTTACCTACTGCGGCAGTTGCGACGCCCCACTGCCGGGCCACACTCTCGACAGCGGCATCGTGCGCACGTTATGGCTGAGCGCCGACGAACTGCGCGCTTGTCCGCAACGGCACCGCAACCCGCTGGTGCTGCGCTGTCTCGACGATTACCTCGCTGGACGGCGCTTCCCCCTCGATCTGCTCCACACCCATTCCGTCAGCCCCATCGGGCCCGGCACAACAGGCAACTGA
- the mnmA gene encoding tRNA 2-thiouridine(34) synthase MnmA — protein sequence MSKQKVVVGMSGGVDSSVTAWLLKEQGYEVIGLFMKNWEDDDDGEYCSTRQDWIDVVSVADLIGIDLEAVNFAAEYKDRVFAEFLREYSAGRTPNPDVLCNAEIKFKAFLDHALALGAQTIATGHYARVRETPAGRFELLKALDHTKDQSYFLHRLNQAQLSKTLFPLGEMPKTQVREIAAQIGLPNAKKKDSTGICFIGERPFREFLNRYLPTQPGPMKTPDGKLVGEHMGLAFYTFGQRKGIGLGGSKEGSGEPWFAAAKDIPSNTLYVVQGHDHPWLLSHTLSAGNPSWIAGEPPAEGLSCSAKTRYRQADAACTVSAVTNGGAHFGLRFSDAQWAVTPGQSAVLYDGEVCLGGGIIETAAEAAPALRAPQQAALLTPRR from the coding sequence ATGAGCAAGCAAAAAGTCGTAGTGGGCATGTCAGGCGGGGTCGATTCGTCGGTCACCGCGTGGCTGCTCAAGGAGCAAGGCTACGAAGTGATCGGCCTCTTCATGAAGAACTGGGAAGACGACGACGATGGCGAGTATTGCTCGACGCGTCAGGACTGGATCGACGTAGTGTCGGTCGCCGACCTGATCGGCATCGACCTCGAAGCGGTGAATTTCGCCGCCGAATACAAAGACCGGGTGTTCGCCGAATTTCTGCGCGAGTATTCCGCTGGCCGCACGCCCAACCCAGACGTGCTGTGCAACGCTGAAATCAAGTTCAAGGCCTTCCTCGATCACGCGCTCGCACTTGGCGCACAAACCATCGCCACGGGCCATTACGCCCGCGTGCGCGAAACCCCGGCAGGCCGTTTCGAGCTGCTCAAAGCGCTCGATCACACCAAGGATCAATCGTATTTCCTGCATCGCCTGAACCAGGCCCAGTTATCCAAAACACTGTTCCCGCTAGGCGAAATGCCCAAAACCCAGGTGCGCGAGATCGCCGCGCAAATCGGCCTGCCGAACGCGAAGAAAAAAGATTCCACCGGGATTTGCTTCATTGGCGAGCGGCCTTTCCGCGAATTCCTCAACCGCTATTTGCCAACCCAGCCCGGCCCGATGAAAACCCCCGACGGCAAGCTCGTCGGCGAGCATATGGGCCTCGCGTTCTATACCTTCGGCCAGCGCAAAGGCATTGGCTTGGGCGGCAGCAAAGAGGGCAGCGGCGAGCCCTGGTTCGCTGCGGCTAAAGACATCCCCTCAAACACGTTGTACGTCGTGCAAGGTCATGACCACCCCTGGCTGCTGAGCCATACGCTCAGCGCGGGCAACCCAAGCTGGATTGCCGGAGAGCCGCCCGCCGAAGGGCTCAGTTGCAGTGCCAAAACCCGTTACCGCCAGGCCGATGCCGCATGCACCGTCAGCGCCGTAACCAACGGCGGCGCACATTTCGGGCTGCGCTTCAGCGACGCGCAATGGGCCGTGACGCCCGGGCAATCGGCGGTGCTGTATGACGGTGAGGTTTGCCTCGGCGGCGGCATCATCGAAACCGCCGCCGAGGCAGCACCCGCTCTCCGCGCACCGCAGCAAGCGGCCCTGCTGACGCCGCGCCGCTGA
- a CDS encoding FMN-binding glutamate synthase family protein, with the protein MFSRRYLALWCACVLLAASLTLAATRHLSWLWAIVPLALVALGLFDLLQKRHAILRNYPLWGHLRFLFEFIRPEIRQYFVEDDTDEKPFSRVQRSIVYQRSKNEVDSRPYGTELDVKAVAHEWISHSLAPTRLNGHDFRIIVGPDRPQPYSLSIFNVSAMSFGSLSANAIMALNLGAKKGNFAHDTGEGSMSKYHRKHGGDIIWEIASGYFGCRNDDGTFNPDKFAKQALEPQVKMIEIKLSQGAKPGHGGVLPAAKITAEIAETRGVPMGRDCISPATHSEFSTPRGLLEFVERLRQLSGGKPTGFKLCIGHPWEFFGIAKAMLETGILPDFIVVDGAEGGTGAAPLEFTDHVGVPLQEGLLLVHNTLVGIGLRSKIRIGASGKMITAFDIAKTLAIGADWVNAARGFMFAVGCIQAQTCHTGRCPTGVATQDEVRQRALNVPDKSDRVFSFHHNTLRALQEIVQAAGLRHPGDLRAHHIVRRVSSHEVRLMSELLKYLEPGDLLAGKYHYTLYEKWWPLARSDSFAALGVDEAVPAR; encoded by the coding sequence ATGTTCTCTCGCCGCTATCTCGCCCTGTGGTGTGCCTGCGTACTGCTCGCGGCCAGCCTGACGCTGGCTGCTACACGGCACCTGTCGTGGTTATGGGCCATCGTGCCGCTAGCGCTCGTCGCGCTCGGCCTGTTCGACCTGCTGCAAAAGCGCCACGCGATCTTGCGTAATTACCCGCTGTGGGGGCATTTGCGCTTTCTGTTCGAATTCATCCGGCCCGAGATTCGCCAGTATTTCGTCGAAGACGACACCGATGAAAAACCGTTCTCCCGCGTGCAACGCAGCATCGTCTACCAACGCTCGAAAAACGAAGTCGACAGCCGCCCTTACGGCACCGAACTCGACGTCAAAGCCGTCGCGCACGAATGGATCAGCCATTCGCTCGCCCCGACCCGGCTCAACGGCCATGATTTCCGCATCATCGTCGGCCCCGATCGCCCCCAGCCGTATTCGCTGTCGATCTTCAATGTCTCCGCGATGAGCTTTGGCTCGCTTTCGGCCAACGCGATCATGGCGCTGAACCTCGGCGCGAAAAAAGGCAACTTCGCCCACGACACCGGCGAAGGCTCGATGTCGAAATACCACCGCAAGCATGGCGGCGACATCATCTGGGAAATTGCTTCGGGCTACTTCGGTTGCCGCAACGACGATGGCACGTTTAATCCTGACAAGTTCGCCAAACAGGCGCTTGAGCCGCAAGTCAAGATGATCGAGATCAAGCTCTCGCAAGGGGCGAAGCCGGGTCATGGCGGGGTGCTGCCGGCGGCGAAAATCACCGCCGAAATTGCCGAAACCCGTGGCGTGCCGATGGGCCGCGACTGCATTTCGCCCGCGACCCATTCGGAGTTTTCGACGCCGCGCGGCCTGCTCGAATTCGTCGAACGGCTACGCCAGCTATCCGGTGGCAAGCCCACCGGCTTCAAGCTGTGTATCGGCCATCCGTGGGAATTTTTCGGCATTGCCAAGGCGATGCTGGAGACCGGCATCCTGCCGGACTTCATCGTGGTGGATGGTGCCGAAGGTGGCACCGGCGCGGCACCGCTCGAATTCACCGATCACGTGGGCGTGCCGTTGCAGGAAGGCCTGCTGCTGGTGCACAACACGCTGGTGGGGATCGGCTTGCGCAGCAAGATCCGCATCGGCGCAAGCGGCAAGATGATTACCGCATTCGATATCGCCAAAACGCTGGCGATTGGCGCGGACTGGGTGAACGCCGCGCGCGGGTTCATGTTTGCCGTCGGTTGTATTCAGGCACAGACCTGCCACACCGGACGCTGCCCAACCGGAGTCGCTACCCAGGACGAAGTACGGCAGCGGGCGCTGAATGTGCCAGACAAATCAGACCGGGTGTTCAGCTTCCATCACAACACGCTGCGAGCGCTGCAGGAGATCGTCCAGGCAGCGGGGCTCAGACACCCGGGGGATTTACGCGCGCATCACATCGTGCGGCGGGTGTCATCACACGAGGTGCGGCTGATGTCGGAGCTGCTGAAGTATCTGGAGCCAGGCGACCTGCTGGCGGGGAAATACCACTACACGCTGTACGAGAAATGGTGGCCGCTGGCCCGGAGTGATTCGTTTGCGGCGCTGGGGGTGGATGAGGCGGTGCCTGCACGGTGA
- a CDS encoding glutathione S-transferase C-terminal domain-containing protein, giving the protein MKLIGSLGSPFVRKVRIVLAEKKIDYKLVLENVWSAGSVIQTFNPLGKVPCLVMEDGEAVFDSRVICEYADMLSPVARLIPASGRERVEVRCWEALADGMMEAAALIRLESTQRPAEHRSEAWVARQQQKIDGGLAALAQGLGNKPWCSGNRYTLADIALGCALGYLDFRQPELNWRAAWPVLEQHFQKLSQRQSFMDTVPVA; this is encoded by the coding sequence ATGAAACTCATCGGTTCGCTAGGGAGCCCGTTTGTGCGCAAGGTACGGATCGTGCTCGCGGAAAAAAAGATCGACTACAAGCTGGTGCTCGAAAACGTCTGGTCTGCCGGCAGCGTGATCCAGACCTTCAACCCGCTAGGCAAAGTACCGTGCCTTGTGATGGAAGACGGCGAGGCGGTGTTCGATTCGCGGGTGATTTGCGAGTACGCGGATATGCTGTCGCCGGTGGCGCGGTTGATTCCGGCGTCGGGGCGGGAGCGGGTGGAAGTGCGTTGCTGGGAGGCGCTGGCTGACGGGATGATGGAGGCGGCGGCGCTGATCCGGCTGGAGAGCACGCAGCGTCCAGCGGAGCACCGCAGCGAGGCGTGGGTGGCGCGTCAGCAGCAGAAAATTGATGGCGGTCTGGCGGCGCTGGCGCAAGGCCTGGGCAACAAGCCATGGTGCTCGGGCAACCGTTACACGCTGGCGGATATCGCGCTGGGCTGTGCGCTGGGATATCTGGATTTCCGTCAGCCCGAGTTGAACTGGCGCGCGGCGTGGCCGGTGCTGGAGCAGCATTTCCAGAAGCTGTCGCAACGGCAGTCGTTCATGGATACGGTGCCGGTGGCTTGA
- a CDS encoding aminopeptidase P N-terminal domain-containing protein has protein sequence MTQTPLPASALPPVAALDHYRQRRERVLAALRARGGGVAIVPTAAEVRRNRDVDYPYRHDSYFYYLTGFTEPEALLVLDASAAPGEPSTILFCRARNVERETWEGLRCGPERAPAVYGVDAAFAFDERDTRMPQLLADQPALHYALGTSTQLDDTVRGWLDAVRARNRSGISTPTAAYDLIPLLDEMRVIKDAHECAIMRRAGQISALAHRRAMAVCRPGLHEYALEAELLHTFRQHGAQAPAYGSIVAAGANACVLHYPAGNTVIQDGDLILIDAACELDGYASDITRTFPANGRFTPAQRTLYDIVLAAQQAAIAATRAGVSFDAPHQAAVRVLAQGLLETGILSRERFASVEEVISERAYLRFYMHRTSHWIGMDVHDCGDYFEPHPAPGVTTGANAGGGASALSHTGNTRPARTLVEGMTLTIEPGLYIPAADDVPAQYWNTGIRIEDDVIVTATGCELMTRDVPVSADAIETLMQAAQAELAATATSAAISPAAPQNHPAP, from the coding sequence ATGACTCAAACACCCCTCCCCGCCTCCGCCCTGCCCCCCGTTGCCGCCCTCGACCATTACCGCCAGCGCCGTGAACGCGTGCTGGCGGCATTGCGCGCGCGCGGCGGCGGTGTCGCCATCGTCCCCACCGCAGCGGAAGTCCGGCGTAACCGCGACGTCGATTACCCATACCGGCACGACAGCTATTTCTATTACCTGACCGGTTTCACTGAACCGGAAGCGCTGCTGGTGCTCGATGCCAGCGCGGCACCCGGCGAGCCCTCAACGATCCTCTTTTGCCGCGCCCGCAACGTTGAGCGGGAAACATGGGAAGGCTTACGTTGCGGCCCCGAACGTGCGCCCGCTGTGTATGGCGTCGATGCCGCATTCGCCTTTGATGAACGCGACACCCGCATGCCGCAACTGCTCGCGGACCAACCCGCGCTGCATTACGCGCTGGGCACTTCGACGCAACTGGATGACACCGTGCGCGGCTGGCTCGACGCGGTGCGCGCACGCAATCGCAGTGGCATCAGCACGCCCACAGCCGCCTATGACCTGATACCGCTGCTCGACGAAATGCGCGTCATCAAAGATGCCCACGAATGCGCGATCATGCGGCGCGCTGGCCAGATCTCGGCGCTCGCGCACCGCCGAGCGATGGCCGTCTGCCGTCCAGGCCTGCACGAATACGCGCTCGAAGCGGAATTGCTACACACCTTCCGCCAGCACGGCGCACAAGCGCCCGCCTATGGCTCCATCGTCGCCGCCGGGGCCAACGCGTGCGTGTTGCACTATCCAGCGGGCAACACCGTGATTCAGGATGGCGACCTGATCCTGATCGACGCAGCTTGCGAGCTTGACGGCTACGCCTCCGACATCACCCGCACATTCCCCGCCAATGGCCGCTTTACGCCCGCCCAGCGCACGCTGTACGACATCGTGCTGGCCGCACAGCAAGCCGCTATCGCAGCCACTCGCGCAGGCGTGAGTTTCGACGCGCCGCACCAGGCTGCCGTGCGCGTGCTGGCGCAAGGGCTGCTGGAAACCGGCATCCTCAGCCGCGAGCGTTTTGCCAGCGTGGAGGAGGTCATCAGCGAGCGCGCCTATCTGCGCTTTTATATGCACCGCACCAGCCACTGGATCGGCATGGACGTGCACGATTGCGGTGACTATTTCGAACCCCATCCAGCGCCGGGCGTGACCACCGGTGCCAATGCCGGTGGCGGTGCCAGCGCTCTAAGCCACACAGGCAACACCCGCCCCGCCCGCACACTGGTTGAAGGCATGACCCTAACCATCGAGCCCGGCCTCTACATCCCCGCCGCCGACGACGTGCCAGCGCAGTACTGGAACACCGGCATCCGGATTGAAGACGACGTGATCGTCACCGCCACCGGTTGCGAGTTGATGACACGCGACGTCCCGGTTAGCGCCGACGCCATCGAAACGCTGATGCAGGCCGCCCAGGCTGAGCTTGCTGCTACGGCTACCTCTGCCGCTATCTCTCCCGCTGCGCCCCAGAACCACCCCGCGCCATGA
- a CDS encoding UbiH/UbiF/VisC/COQ6 family ubiquinone biosynthesis hydroxylase, which translates to MTSSPLSATASDVASNTAADAAAAPQPSPAAAAPPFDFDVTIVGAGPVGLALAGWLARRSATRTLSVALLDARDPTRAQADPRAIAVSHGSRVLLESLLEPQRWPADACAIHRIHISQHGQFGRALIDRAEHGLSALGYVARYGSIVTALAEAVSPTPTQWFPSTSAHTPAQTPDAVSLPIIRAGTGERMLRTRILVHAEGGLFSEQTASPDTHRDYAQTALVGVVSVSRPQPHVAWERFTATGPLALLPLGGAGQTEFALVWCCAPAEAARRAALADAELLAELGQAFGERMGRFTQIHSRASFPLGLNALDTPVQGRIAAIGNAAQTLHPVAGQGLNLGLRDAYALAEALAQHGATPLALTSFAQRRTLDRRLTIHATDSLARLFTLNYPALGALRGLALTALECAPPVKTALARHMMFGQRR; encoded by the coding sequence ATGACCTCTTCACCCCTGTCCGCCACGGCTTCTGACGTGGCTTCTAACACGGCCGCTGATGCCGCCGCCGCGCCACAGCCCAGCCCCGCAGCAGCAGCTCCCCCGTTCGATTTCGACGTCACGATTGTCGGTGCAGGCCCGGTCGGCCTTGCCCTCGCAGGCTGGCTAGCCCGCCGCAGCGCAACCCGCACGCTTTCGGTGGCGCTGCTCGACGCCCGCGACCCCACCCGCGCCCAGGCCGATCCGCGCGCCATCGCGGTATCGCACGGCAGCCGGGTGCTGCTTGAGTCATTGCTGGAACCACAGCGCTGGCCCGCCGACGCCTGCGCGATTCACCGCATCCATATCTCGCAGCACGGCCAGTTTGGCCGCGCGCTGATCGACCGCGCAGAGCACGGTTTATCTGCACTGGGTTACGTCGCGCGCTATGGCTCGATCGTCACCGCGCTGGCCGAAGCGGTTAGCCCCACCCCGACGCAATGGTTCCCGTCAACCTCGGCCCACACGCCAGCGCAAACGCCCGACGCCGTGAGCTTGCCCATCATCCGCGCGGGCACGGGCGAGCGCATGTTGCGCACGCGGATTCTGGTACATGCCGAAGGCGGCCTGTTCAGCGAGCAAACGGCCAGCCCGGACACGCACCGCGATTACGCGCAAACCGCGCTGGTAGGCGTAGTCAGCGTGTCGCGGCCCCAACCGCATGTGGCATGGGAGCGCTTCACCGCGACCGGCCCGCTAGCGCTGCTGCCGCTGGGTGGCGCGGGCCAGACCGAGTTCGCGCTGGTCTGGTGCTGTGCCCCTGCCGAAGCCGCCCGCCGCGCCGCGCTGGCCGATGCCGAATTGCTGGCAGAACTCGGTCAGGCATTCGGTGAGCGGATGGGACGCTTCACACAGATCCATTCACGGGCCTCGTTCCCGCTCGGCCTGAATGCGCTCGACACCCCGGTTCAAGGACGCATTGCGGCCATCGGCAACGCAGCGCAGACACTTCATCCGGTGGCTGGGCAAGGGCTCAACCTCGGTTTGCGCGACGCTTACGCGCTGGCTGAAGCGCTAGCGCAACACGGCGCGACGCCGCTGGCGCTGACATCGTTTGCCCAGCGCCGCACGCTGGACCGCCGTCTGACTATCCACGCCACCGATTCGCTGGCGCGTCTTTTTACGCTGAATTACCCCGCGCTAGGCGCGCTGCGCGGCCTCGCGCTAACCGCGCTCGAATGCGCTCCACCGGTTAAAACCGCGCTGGCACGGCACATGATGTTCGGCCAGCGCCGTTGA
- the dusB gene encoding tRNA dihydrouridine synthase DusB, with amino-acid sequence MFTLGSHTLCNNLFAAPMAGVTDRPFRQLCKQLGAGYAVSEMVASNAQLWKSEKTMRRANHEGEVEPIAVQIAGADPQMMAEAARYNVANGAQIIDINMGCPAKKVCNVAAGSALLQNEPLVQSIVSAVVDAVGRGPDAVPVTLKIRTGWDRDHRNALAIARIAEEAGIAMLTVHGRTRADLYHGEAEYETIAAVKRSVRIPVVANGDITTPHKAQAVLAATGADAIMIGRAAQGRPWIFREIAHFLQTGELLPAPRIDEIQQVMNEHLEDHYAFYGEFTGVRTARKHIGWYTRGLSGASVFRHHMNTLDTTHAQLLAVNAFFEAQKAVSERLVYLDETAQPDREPDHTDHLAA; translated from the coding sequence ATGTTCACTCTCGGCTCCCACACTCTGTGCAATAACCTGTTCGCAGCCCCCATGGCGGGCGTCACCGACAGGCCGTTTCGCCAGTTGTGCAAGCAGTTGGGCGCGGGCTACGCAGTCTCGGAAATGGTCGCGTCGAATGCGCAACTATGGAAAAGCGAAAAAACCATGCGCCGCGCCAACCATGAGGGAGAAGTCGAACCCATCGCCGTGCAGATCGCTGGCGCGGACCCGCAGATGATGGCCGAAGCCGCCCGCTACAACGTGGCCAACGGCGCGCAAATCATCGACATCAACATGGGCTGCCCAGCCAAAAAGGTCTGTAACGTCGCGGCGGGCTCCGCGCTGCTGCAAAACGAGCCGCTGGTGCAAAGCATCGTCAGCGCGGTGGTGGACGCCGTAGGCCGTGGCCCCGACGCCGTGCCGGTCACGCTGAAAATCCGCACCGGCTGGGACCGTGACCATCGCAATGCACTAGCCATCGCGCGCATCGCCGAAGAAGCCGGGATCGCCATGCTGACGGTGCACGGCCGCACACGGGCCGACCTGTATCACGGCGAAGCCGAATACGAAACGATTGCCGCCGTTAAACGCTCCGTGCGCATCCCAGTGGTCGCCAACGGCGACATCACCACACCGCACAAAGCCCAGGCCGTGCTCGCCGCCACCGGTGCCGACGCCATCATGATTGGCCGCGCCGCTCAAGGACGCCCCTGGATTTTTCGTGAAATCGCTCATTTCCTGCAAACCGGCGAGCTGCTGCCAGCGCCACGCATCGACGAAATCCAGCAAGTGATGAACGAGCACCTGGAAGATCACTACGCGTTCTATGGCGAATTTACCGGCGTTCGTACCGCACGCAAGCACATCGGCTGGTACACTCGCGGCCTTTCTGGTGCCAGCGTGTTCCGCCATCACATGAACACGCTCGACACGACACACGCACAGCTGCTCGCCGTCAACGCATTCTTCGAAGCACAAAAGGCCGTCTCCGAACGCCTTGTCTATCTCGACGAAACCGCGCAACCCGACCGCGAGCCAGACCACACCGACCACCTGGCAGCATGA
- a CDS encoding Fis family transcriptional regulator: protein MSKHIIEQSVRDSLDVYFQDLDGSNPHDVYDMVMACVEKPMLEVVLEQAGGNQSLAAEYLGINRNTLRKKLQQHGLL from the coding sequence ATGAGCAAGCACATCATCGAACAATCTGTCCGCGACAGCCTGGACGTTTATTTCCAGGATCTCGACGGCTCCAATCCGCACGATGTCTACGACATGGTCATGGCCTGCGTCGAAAAACCCATGCTCGAAGTCGTCCTCGAACAGGCTGGCGGCAACCAGTCGCTCGCGGCTGAATATCTCGGCATCAACCGCAACACGTTGCGCAAAAAGCTGCAACAGCACGGGCTGCTGTAG